Genomic DNA from Vanrija pseudolonga chromosome 3, complete sequence:
CCGGACGCGGCACTGTGCCTCGTCGACTGCCACAGGCTCACACCCGAAATATACCCCGAGATCCAGTACaagacgcgcgcgcgcgagggctgGGACGACTACCAGGCGCTGCCGTTCACCTactcgcgcgccgaggtcgccgcaCTGCCTGTCATCAAGACATTCTGGGCGTGGCGCAAGGTCGCTGCGCCGAAACAGtggcgcgacgcccgcgagAACGGCGAGAACAAGCGCCGCGggtcgggcggcgaggtctcTGGCCGCCGCGGGTCGACGCCCACGCGCCTATGGTGGCGCGACATTGACGAGATTGAGCGCGGCGCCTGTGTTGTGCAGTAGTGTGCACACTACACATTTGTATCTCTGTTGTGCCATATCATCTATCAAGTGTCGTTGTATCCCATATTCATGCAGGCAATTTACAACATTCTAGATCTACTTGTTGTGGTGCTTTCCAAACAAGTGGAAGtggtgcttgtgcttgtcctctggcgcgggcgcagccgccgagccgccagcagcggcctcgcggtcggcAATGAGCTCGCGgacgaccttggcgtccttgGGGTCGTTGACCTCGATCCAGGCCTgcacctcgcgcaggcggccctggaggagcgcgcgcagcgtcgcaATGCCCTTGAGCACGCCCtggtcggcgccctcgcccttggccaTCCAGGTATGCGCAAAGTCGATGAGCTTGACGGTGAGCGCAggcgccttcttggcggcgcgcgcgtccgccTTGGCAGAGTacggctcggcgtcgtcgccggaAGCGTactcgtccgtgtcgtcgctgtcgacgctCTCCGagtcctcgccgaggtcgtcgtcgtcgtcgctgtcgtgcccgcgcgcgaggccctTGGCAGCGCGCGAGACACGCGCGGCCTCGTACCGGTCCAGCGCGTTGCCGAGGACcgacgcgtcgccctcgtacACGATGAGCACGGacatgccgacggcgcgcagctcgaccttggcgagcgccgcctcgatcCGGCCCACTTCCTCGTCAATGTACGAGAGCACACGCGCCGTCAGTGCCGGAGGCAGCGCGTGCGCAGTGTACGGCTCGcgcacctccaccacgcccggCTGCGGGATATGCGGCACCTCGTCGGTCGGGAGGGGGAAGTAGCGCACCAGCGCGCCCGGGAAGCCCTCCCGCGTCAGGTTGTACCCGTACTCGCGCGGCGTCTGGATGAACGTCTGCGACGCCTCGTGCCAGGTCTGGGGCGTAAGCGCGGGACGAACAGCtactgacgccgacgccaactTACCTGCGATCCAGTCCACCTCAAGCCCGTAGCCCCCGACGtcgtctcctcggccttcttgaccatccgcgcggccttctcctcgctcGCATCGGGCCCGTGGAGCGCAGTGCCaagcttggcgtcgaggatgtTGGGGCGCGTGAACGGGTACGCGAGGttctcgaggacgacgttCTAAGGAAGGaagcgagcgtcagcgagctgTCGAGGGCTGATGGTGATGACCGTGCAAGGGTACGGTACGGCCAACAGCAAAACGCCAGCAGAGAAGGAGAGCGTGTCGGTCATGCTGCGGGGAGatgctcgcgcgcagcggtaCCACCCAAGTGAGGCGATACGCTCGCCCAGCATCTCACGGCATCTCACTGCACTTCCCTCCCTCCGTCCTGgcggctcgcgctccgcgctcgccgctcgcacGACTCACCTCCGGCTCATTCTCGGCCCCCTCAACAGCCTGCACCGACCCGCTGGGGCCAACCTGCCCAGAGAGCTGGAGCGTGCCGTAGAACTTGGGGAGGAACTGCTCGAGGTTGGACACGGGCTCtttgcgcggcgcgccggcgacgaggtggtaGAAGGCGACTTCGCGCGGGGATccgggctgggggtggggttaGTCGCGGCAACAGAAGGCGGGTGACGGAcgccgctcggctcggcgcggcagagcaagaggaaggaaggaaggtcGCATCGCTCCGCCGCACTCGCAGCCTGcggctgctcgctgctcgcccgcACTTACCTTGATCACCAAGCTCCCGCTCTCATCGCTCATGACGTTCTGGTGCCCGGCCACCTGGTActgcagcggcgccgccgcctgggggTTAGTCCTTTGGATgacctgctcgagggcgaggtcggcgccggcgcgcgtggGCGCTGCGGCCGCGGGGGCAGGCTGGTCGGTCGggtcgatgtcgaggaggggcgcgggcgcgccgtcgtcgtttgCGCCGGACGTGGGGAgggacatggtggtgtgggtggtggtgagttgGTGTTGGTGTTTGGTTTgttggtggaggtggcgtTCGAGCAACGAGCCAAGCAAGAGATCCAAGAGACAGACGACAGTTGAGTGGTTCCAGCTGTTGTTTTAGCTGTGGGAATCTGGCCAGAGCCAAGCAACGACGATGGCTGTTGCCGCAGCGTGTCAGTcacggcgcgcagcagggGGAGGGGTCGATCGCCAGGAGTGGTAACCGAACCAGTTGGGTGGTGCAGTggtgcttgtcgtcgtcgtcgtcgcctgtcgcgtcgtcgcgcgcgcggcgagcgggtgaGGAGCGGCTTAAGTCACTGGAACCGGCCTCGAATCGGCCTTGCCGCCTGCCTCCTCCGGACCCTGGTTTTATGTTTACAGGGTGGGGTGCCGCTACGCGggggcgggcaggcgggcgggtacgaggagcagcagggcCACTGCACTTCCAGCGGCAACAACATCGTTGCGGCGACTGTGATGCTGCGGATCATTACCTCGCATCATCGCGACAGACACGCATATGAGCCtgcgtgctcgacgcgtcgtcggtggcatTACTGggggcgtgctcgtcgtcactgctTTGCTCGTGCGCGCGGTTTCACTTGTCGTGCATTATGCCGTGCACCGCTGTGCATAATGCTGTCCAAAATAAACCCTCGTTTGTGTTTTGCTTCAGGCGCGCGGGGAGAAGCCAGCACCCATTCCTGCCGAATTTCATTTTCGCCGGtggtcgctcgctcgcattGATCGTCACACGACGGAGAACAACACTGGATCGCCCAACACGTCTTTGTCGTTCGACATCAACTCACGCCCGCACTCTTACACGCCCATCCACACCAACTCTCCCACCGTGCAGTCCTCATCCAAGACCCagctgccgctcgccggGGCGAACTCGCAGCAGACGACGAACGCGACGAATATGGGGGGATTCCGAggcggccagcagcgtccgtggcgctggcgcgtgtTCTGGAGTTATCTCCCCGACTGGGTGCTGACGATCGTGCtttgggtgagtgggcgagcggagcg
This window encodes:
- the ARG82 gene encoding Inositol polyphosphate multikinase; protein product: MSLPTSGANDDGAPAPLLDIDPTDQPAPAAAAPTRAGADLALEQVIQRTNPQAAAPLQYQVAGHQNVMSDESGSLVIKPGSPREVAFYHLVAGAPRKEPVSNLEQFLPKFYGTLQLSGQVGPSGSVQAVEGAENEPENVVLENLAYPFTRPNILDAKLGTALHGPDASEEKAARMVKKAEETTSGATGLRWTGSQTWHEASQTFIQTPREYGYNLTREGFPGALVRYFPLPTDEVPHIPQPGVVEVREPYTAHALPPALTARVLSYIDEEVGRIEAALAKVELRAVGMSVLIVYEGDASVLGNALDRYEAARVSRAAKGLARGHDSDDDDDLGEDSESVDSDDTDEYASGDDAEPYSAKADARAAKKAPALTVKLIDFAHTWMAKGEGADQGVLKGIATLRALLQGRLREVQAWIEVNDPKDAKVVRELIADREAAAGGSAAAPAPEDKHKHHFHLFGKHHNK